One genomic segment of Syntrophorhabdus sp. includes these proteins:
- a CDS encoding response regulator, translated as MKDGILVIEDNEQNMYLMRFLLEKNGFRVVEARSAREGIDKAMSPGLLAILLDIQLPDMDGYGVARELRSHAELKAMPIIAVTSYAMTGDREKALEAGCSGYIEKPIDPETFVDDMKRCFGGQGEETT; from the coding sequence ATGAAGGACGGAATACTGGTGATCGAGGACAACGAACAGAACATGTATCTCATGAGGTTCCTTCTCGAGAAGAACGGGTTTCGCGTCGTGGAGGCGAGGAGCGCCCGGGAAGGGATAGACAAGGCCATGTCCCCGGGGCTTCTTGCCATACTGCTCGACATACAGCTGCCCGACATGGACGGATACGGCGTTGCACGGGAGCTGCGCAGCCATGCGGAGCTCAAGGCCATGCCCATCATAGCGGTGACGTCCTACGCCATGACGGGCGACCGCGAAAAGGCGCTCGAGGCGGGTTGTTCGGGATATATCGAGAAGCCCATCGATCCCGAAACCTTCGTTGATGACATGAAACGCTGTTTTGGCGGCCAGGGGGAGGAGACCACGTGA